A stretch of the Oenococcus sp. UCMA 16435 genome encodes the following:
- a CDS encoding peptide deformylase has translation MEDITRDGNPVLRAKAKPVTFPLDLEIKKLGHRMLEFLEVSQDKEKNETYHLRPGVGLAGPQVNKSLQMTALLIPSLNPEEDSKPYFRGIVYNPKITRESMKRAALEAGEGCLSKDEDTPGIVLRADKITVDYDDENGQNHSIRLKDYPAIVFQHEIDHLKGIMYYDHINEFDPWTVSDDVVLIK, from the coding sequence ATGGAAGATATTACACGTGATGGTAATCCGGTTTTGCGTGCAAAAGCAAAACCGGTTACTTTTCCGCTTGATTTGGAAATTAAGAAGCTCGGTCATCGAATGCTCGAATTCCTCGAAGTTTCTCAAGATAAAGAAAAAAATGAAACTTATCACTTACGCCCAGGTGTTGGCTTAGCCGGGCCACAGGTTAATAAGTCTTTACAGATGACAGCTTTATTAATCCCGTCTTTAAATCCTGAAGAAGACTCAAAACCATATTTTCGCGGAATCGTTTATAACCCGAAAATTACCCGTGAATCAATGAAACGAGCAGCACTAGAAGCTGGAGAGGGATGTTTATCAAAAGACGAAGATACCCCCGGAATTGTCCTCAGAGCCGACAAAATTACCGTTGACTATGATGATGAAAACGGACAGAACCATTCGATTAGATTAAAAGATTATCCAGCAATTGTTTTCCAGCATGAAATCGATCACTTGAAAGGGATTATGTATTACGATCACATCAATGAATTTGATCCTTGGACAGTCTCCGATGATGTTGTTTTAATTAAGTAA